In one window of Haemorhous mexicanus isolate bHaeMex1 chromosome 31, bHaeMex1.pri, whole genome shotgun sequence DNA:
- the LOC132340112 gene encoding LOW QUALITY PROTEIN: Fc receptor-like protein 2 (The sequence of the model RefSeq protein was modified relative to this genomic sequence to represent the inferred CDS: deleted 1 base in 1 codon): MDRKVALLLWAPTLGLAGAQTTQLLVEPLWRPAVLWDGVTLTCQGSGTVGATTWYKDGQPLGQEGRDRLTVTKSGTYTCDRPDTGHNPPLTVSHYDLVLQVPVRALMEGDTVTLRCRGWQNYTVSRVSFYEDTELEEPRDGIELFLYPLQLSDSGSYHCEGLVSNLVSKRSASKRVTVTVRRVPVSGVSLSEQPPRGQMALGDRLVLSCTVAKGTGALSFSWHREGSGALLGTSSRLELQYVGDNDSSQYWCWVSDGNSVAESDPLNVTVLVPVANATITPSPLSHQVRSGDVTLRCSVQVGSALVTFTWLHNGQEVARGPMLELGDINVGHSGTYQCVTTNQLGQDGHRLFRALSPERALTLPRRRWKGLPGSPGPPEEGEVLYTHVMVTKRAGVASCATILQDPQVTYPELRGHQGRPREPGDIYGNQLPVA, translated from the exons atggaCAGGAAGGTGGCATTGCTCCTGTGGG ccccgACCCTCGGCCTTGCTG GTGCCCAGACAACCCAGCTCCTTgtggagcccctctggaggccggcagtgctgtgggat ggggtaacactgacctgccagggctcggggACTGTCGGTGCCACCACCTGGTACAAGGATGGGCAGCCATTGGGACAGGAGGGACGTGACCGCCTCACTGTCACCAAGAGTGGCACCTATACATGTGACAGACCTGACACAGGGCACAACCCCCCTCTGACAGTCTCACACT atgatctggtgctgcaggtgccggTGCGGGCGCTGATGGagggggacacggtgacactgcGCTGCCGGGGCTGGCAGAACTACACGGTCTCCAGGGTGTCCTTCTATGAGGACACAGAACTGGAGGAGCCCCGGGATGGCATCGAGCTGTTCCTGTACCCTCTGCAGCTGAGCGACAGTGGGAGCTACCACTGCGAGGGCCTGGTGAGCAATCTGGTGTCGAAGAGGAGCGCATCGAagagggtgacagtgacagtgcgCA GGGTCCCGGTCTCGGGGGTGTCCCTGTCGGAGCAGCCCCCCAGGGGACAGATGGCACTCGGGGACCGACTTGTGCTGAGCTGCACGGTGGCCAAGGGGACAGGTGCCCTGTCCTTCTCCTGGCACCGGGAGGGCtcaggggcactgctgggcaccaGCTCTCGCCTGGAGCTGCAGTACGTTGGGGACAATGACAGCAGCCAGTACTGGTGCTGGGTCAGCGATGGGAACAGTGTGGCTGAGAGTGACCCCCTGAATGTCACTGTCCTGG TGCCCGTGGccaatgccaccatcacccccAGTCCCCTGTCACACCAGGTGCGTTCAGGTGACGTCACCCTGCGCTGCTCagtgcaggtgggctcagcccTTGTCACCTTCACTTGGCTGCACAACGGCCAGGAGGTGGCCCGGGGTCCCATGCTGGAGCTCGGGGACATCAATGTGGGACATTCGGGCACTTACCAGTGCGTGACCACcaaccagctgggacaggacgGGCACCGCTTGTTCCGGGCACTCAGCCCAGAGCGGGCCCTGACG ctgccaaggagaaGATGGAAAG GCCTCCCCGGCTCCCCCGGCCCCCCAGAGGAGGGGGAGGTGCTGTACACCCACGTCATGGTCACCaagagggcagggg TGGCCTCCTGTGCCACCATCCTTCAGGATCCCCAGGTGACCTACCCAGAGCTGCGGGGACACCAGGGGCGACCGCGGGAACCCGGTGACATCTACGGGAAT CAACTGCCAGTGGCTTAG